In Nocardia asteroides, a single genomic region encodes these proteins:
- a CDS encoding NtaA/DmoA family FMN-dependent monooxygenase (This protein belongs to a clade of FMN-dependent monooxygenases, within a broader family of flavin-dependent oxidoreductases, the luciferase-like monooxygenase (LMM) family, some of whose members use coenzyme F420 rather than FMN.), translated as MVRARRPLKTVTGVSGGADVYAAAVDPARSTLDTAIEIARLAEEHRIDALFAADLLSFGKQGAIGAQEPLIFLAALAGVTSGAGLIATVTTTFHHPYNLARLFGTLDHVSNGRAAWNAVTSSLGEENYGAGELPSPEERYARATEVLEVTNALFDSWAPGALTPDGSGGAVLDPALVRPIEHTGEYFSVRGPLNIPTLPQRRPVQFQAGQSAGGVELGARFAEVVFTSLATLQDALVFTKRIRSRAAELGRTDGLPLIFSSLHATYGGTEDEARRLAAERAENTDLEAGRRGLEDMLGGGVDLAELPLDRPLPESLLPDVTAVNRRRGRAEIFTRLARSGKTLRELIVAAKDTGHWAEVGTVEQIADAIAERYDAGVLDLVTLGGLADPRGREYVLDGLLPLLRKRGIVGEDYIGGTFRENLELPPLP; from the coding sequence ATGGTCCGTGCGCGCCGCCCCCTCAAGACCGTGACCGGAGTCAGCGGAGGGGCGGACGTCTACGCCGCCGCCGTCGACCCGGCCCGCTCCACCCTCGACACCGCGATCGAGATCGCCCGGCTGGCCGAGGAGCACCGGATCGACGCGCTCTTCGCCGCCGACCTGCTCTCCTTCGGCAAGCAGGGCGCCATCGGCGCACAGGAGCCGCTGATCTTCCTGGCCGCGCTCGCCGGGGTGACCAGCGGGGCCGGGCTGATCGCCACCGTCACCACCACCTTCCACCACCCGTACAACCTGGCCAGGCTCTTCGGCACGCTGGACCACGTCAGCAACGGCCGCGCCGCCTGGAACGCCGTCACCTCCTCGCTCGGCGAGGAGAACTACGGCGCCGGGGAGCTGCCCAGCCCCGAGGAGCGGTACGCCCGCGCGACCGAGGTGCTCGAGGTGACCAACGCGCTCTTCGACAGCTGGGCGCCGGGCGCGCTCACCCCCGACGGCAGCGGCGGCGCCGTGCTCGACCCCGCGCTGGTGCGCCCGATCGAGCACACCGGCGAGTACTTCTCGGTGCGCGGCCCGCTGAACATCCCGACGCTGCCGCAGCGCAGGCCGGTGCAGTTCCAGGCCGGGCAGTCCGCGGGCGGCGTCGAGCTCGGCGCGCGCTTCGCCGAGGTGGTCTTCACCTCGCTCGCCACCCTGCAGGACGCGCTGGTCTTCACGAAGCGGATCCGTTCCCGCGCCGCCGAACTCGGCCGCACCGACGGGCTGCCGCTGATCTTCAGCTCGCTGCACGCCACCTACGGCGGCACCGAGGATGAGGCCCGCAGGCTCGCCGCCGAGCGCGCCGAGAACACCGACCTGGAGGCGGGCCGCAGGGGGCTGGAGGACATGCTCGGCGGCGGCGTCGACCTCGCCGAGCTGCCGCTGGACCGCCCGCTGCCGGAATCGCTGCTCCCCGACGTCACCGCGGTGAACCGGCGGCGCGGCCGGGCCGAGATCTTCACCCGGCTCGCCCGCTCCGGCAAGACGCTGCGCGAACTCATCGTGGCGGCGAAGGACACCGGGCACTGGGCCGAGGTGGGCACCGTCGAGCAGATCGCCGACGCGATCGCGGAGCGCTACGACGCGGGCGTGCTCGACCTCGTCACCCTGGGCGGGCTCGCCGACCCGCGCGGCCGCGAGTACGTGCTCGACGGCCTGCTTCCGCTGCTGCGGAAGCGCGGCATCGTCGGCGAGGACTACATCGGCGGCACCTTCCGGGAGAACCTGGAGCTGCCGCCGCTGCCCTGA
- the fabG gene encoding 3-oxoacyl-ACP reductase FabG gives MTSTAPRTAIVTGAARGIGAATARRLAADGLAVAVFDLDEAASLASAEQITAAGGRAIGLSVDVSDEEAVQRGVSRVAEELGAPTVLVNNAGILRDNLLFKMTTGDWDAVMNVHLRGAFLMSRATQKYMTEAKFGRIVNLSSTSALGNRGQANYSAAKAGLQGFTKTLAIELGKFGVTVNAIAPGFIATDMTAATAERVGVTFEQFTEAVVGQIPVGRAGQPDDIAHTASFLVSEGAGFVSGQVIYVAGGPTD, from the coding sequence ATGACCAGCACCGCACCCCGCACGGCGATCGTCACCGGAGCCGCGCGCGGCATCGGCGCCGCCACCGCGCGCCGCCTGGCCGCCGACGGCCTCGCGGTCGCCGTCTTCGACCTCGACGAGGCGGCCAGCCTGGCCTCCGCGGAGCAGATCACCGCGGCGGGCGGCCGGGCGATCGGGCTCTCGGTCGACGTCTCCGACGAGGAGGCGGTGCAGCGCGGCGTGAGCCGGGTCGCCGAGGAGCTCGGCGCGCCGACCGTGCTGGTCAACAATGCCGGCATCCTGCGCGACAACCTGCTGTTCAAGATGACGACGGGCGACTGGGACGCGGTCATGAACGTGCACCTGCGCGGTGCCTTCCTGATGAGCAGGGCCACCCAGAAGTACATGACCGAGGCGAAGTTCGGCCGGATCGTGAACCTCTCCAGCACCTCCGCGCTCGGCAACCGCGGCCAGGCCAACTACTCCGCGGCCAAGGCCGGGCTTCAGGGCTTCACCAAGACGCTCGCCATCGAGCTCGGCAAGTTCGGGGTCACGGTGAACGCCATCGCGCCCGGCTTCATCGCCACCGACATGACCGCGGCGACCGCCGAGCGGGTCGGCGTCACCTTCGAGCAGTTCACCGAGGCCGTGGTCGGGCAGATCCCGGTGGGCAGGGCCGGGCAGCCGGACGACATCGCGCACACCGCGTCGTTCCTGGTGAGCGAGGGCGCGGGCTTCGTCTCCGGCCAGGTCATCTACGTGGCGGGCGGCCCGACGGACTGA
- a CDS encoding DUF3089 domain-containing protein: MAPVSPVSPRRGVTTLLALLFALVAAAAGAVALPEQPDDVVWLCRPDLPADPCRGDLGTTVYRDGQPPEVVRPAAGPRDVDCFYVYPTVSTELSYSASREVAPPLRFIAAQQAQRFSQVCDVYAPVYRQRTLLALRSPGSPEQARAAAELAFADVARAWEQYLVNDNGGRGVVLIGHSQGTRMLRQLLGERIEPDPAVNARLVSAVLAGGNVVVPRGADVGGDFRTVPLCRERAQTHCALAWSLFGETPPAEARYGTTPTTPEAAPQPYGAGYEVACVHPAAPGSTDEVALHTLVRTGSAPQPLGTALPTPPTPWLRPAQRYRAQCAHVGGAHVLLAAPEPGAPPLGPFPDPGWGLHVADLTLPLGDAVDTVAAQISAYRRH; encoded by the coding sequence GTGGCCCCTGTCTCTCCGGTGTCCCCGCGGCGCGGGGTGACGACGCTGCTGGCCCTGCTCTTCGCCCTGGTCGCCGCCGCGGCGGGCGCGGTGGCGCTGCCGGAGCAACCGGACGACGTGGTCTGGCTCTGCCGCCCCGACCTCCCCGCCGACCCGTGCCGCGGCGACCTCGGCACCACCGTCTACCGCGACGGGCAGCCGCCCGAGGTGGTCCGGCCCGCGGCCGGGCCGCGCGACGTGGACTGCTTCTACGTCTACCCGACGGTCTCCACCGAGCTCTCCTACTCCGCGAGCAGGGAGGTCGCGCCGCCGCTGCGGTTCATCGCCGCGCAGCAGGCGCAGCGCTTCTCCCAGGTGTGCGACGTGTACGCGCCGGTCTACCGGCAGCGCACCCTGCTCGCGCTGCGCTCCCCCGGCTCGCCGGAGCAGGCGCGGGCCGCGGCCGAGCTCGCCTTCGCCGACGTGGCGCGGGCCTGGGAGCAGTACCTCGTCAACGACAATGGCGGCCGCGGGGTCGTGCTGATCGGGCACTCGCAGGGGACCAGGATGCTCCGGCAACTGCTCGGCGAACGGATCGAGCCGGATCCGGCGGTGAACGCGCGGCTGGTGTCGGCGGTGCTGGCGGGCGGCAATGTGGTGGTACCGCGCGGCGCCGACGTCGGCGGCGATTTCCGCACCGTGCCGCTCTGCCGCGAGCGCGCGCAGACGCACTGCGCGCTGGCCTGGTCGCTCTTCGGCGAGACTCCGCCCGCGGAGGCGCGCTACGGCACCACGCCGACCACGCCCGAGGCCGCGCCGCAGCCGTACGGCGCCGGCTACGAGGTGGCCTGCGTGCACCCGGCCGCGCCCGGCAGCACCGACGAGGTCGCGTTGCACACGCTGGTCCGCACCGGGAGCGCGCCGCAGCCGCTCGGCACCGCCCTGCCCACCCCGCCGACCCCCTGGCTGCGGCCCGCGCAGCGCTACCGGGCGCAGTGCGCGCACGTCGGCGGCGCGCACGTGCTGCTGGCCGCGCCGGAGCCGGGCGCCCCGCCGCTCGGCCCGTTCCCCGACCCCGGCTGGGGGCTGCACGTCGCCGACCTGACGCTCCCGCTCGGCGACGCCGTCGACACGGTGGCCGCCCAGATCAGCGCGTACCGGCGGCACTGA
- a CDS encoding flavin-containing monooxygenase, producing the protein MCSNDFRAVRVAVVGAGFGGICAALRLRAAGHREVTVFDARDGAGGTWAANRYPGVACDAPSHVYSYSFTEPPAWSRRFAPGAEIRGYLERCAAGLTLRTGTAVTAATWSGRDWLLRLGDGTAERFDVLVAATGQLAVPAVPPLPGLAEFGGRVLHTADWPDDFDPTGRRIAVVGTGASAVQLIPELARRAAALTVVQRSAPYVLPKPDVPYRVRALHRRFPAVRRATRAALWAGLEAMTLGFWRWPALLRPIERAHARTLRRTVADPALRAALTPADRAGCKRILMADGYHAALTRPHVTLVTAPIAAVEPGAVRTAAGRHPADTLVFATGFDTGGFATTLDITGRTGATLAEQWAGGARAHLGLTVPGFPNLFLVYGPNTNLGSGSIVFMLETQAAHIAAAVTRLAAAPPGSALEVTETAFARWSRLLDRRFARPLAWNSGCLSWYRDAAGRDAHNWPGALIEYRLRARRPRKRDYRLLSPPPG; encoded by the coding sequence ATGTGCAGCAACGATTTCCGTGCGGTCCGGGTTGCCGTGGTCGGCGCCGGGTTCGGCGGGATCTGCGCGGCGCTGCGGCTGCGCGCGGCCGGGCACCGGGAAGTCACGGTGTTCGACGCACGGGACGGGGCCGGCGGCACCTGGGCGGCGAACCGCTACCCCGGGGTAGCCTGCGACGCCCCCTCGCACGTGTACAGCTACTCCTTCACCGAGCCGCCCGCGTGGTCGCGCCGGTTCGCGCCGGGCGCCGAGATCCGCGGCTACCTCGAGCGCTGCGCCGCCGGCCTCACCCTGCGCACCGGAACCGCGGTCACCGCCGCGACGTGGTCCGGCCGGGATTGGCTGCTGAGGCTCGGCGACGGCACCGCCGAGCGGTTCGACGTGCTGGTCGCCGCCACCGGGCAGCTCGCGGTGCCCGCGGTGCCGCCGCTGCCCGGACTCGCCGAGTTCGGCGGCCGGGTGCTGCACACCGCGGACTGGCCGGACGATTTCGACCCGACCGGCCGCCGGATCGCGGTGGTCGGCACCGGGGCCAGCGCGGTGCAGCTGATCCCGGAGCTCGCCCGGCGGGCGGCGGCGCTCACCGTGGTGCAGCGCAGCGCGCCCTACGTGCTGCCGAAACCCGATGTGCCGTACCGGGTGCGGGCGCTGCACCGGCGCTTCCCCGCGGTGCGCCGGGCGACGCGGGCCGCGCTCTGGGCCGGGCTGGAGGCGATGACCCTCGGCTTCTGGCGCTGGCCCGCGCTGCTCCGGCCGATCGAGCGCGCGCACGCGCGGACGCTGCGGCGCACCGTGGCCGACCCCGCGCTGCGGGCCGCGCTCACCCCGGCGGACCGGGCCGGGTGCAAGCGCATCCTGATGGCCGACGGGTACCACGCCGCGCTCACCCGCCCGCACGTCACGCTGGTCACCGCGCCGATCGCCGCCGTCGAGCCGGGCGCCGTGCGCACCGCCGCCGGGCGGCACCCGGCCGACACCCTGGTCTTCGCCACCGGCTTCGACACCGGCGGCTTCGCCACCACCCTCGACATCACCGGCCGCACCGGCGCGACGCTGGCCGAGCAGTGGGCGGGCGGCGCCCGCGCGCACCTCGGGCTCACCGTGCCCGGCTTCCCGAATCTCTTCCTGGTCTACGGCCCGAACACCAACCTCGGCTCCGGCTCCATCGTCTTCATGCTGGAGACCCAGGCGGCGCACATCGCCGCCGCCGTCACCCGGCTCGCCGCCGCCCCGCCGGGCAGCGCGCTCGAGGTGACCGAAACCGCCTTCGCCCGCTGGTCCCGGCTGCTCGACCGCCGCTTCGCCCGCCCGCTGGCCTGGAACTCGGGCTGCCTCAGCTGGTACCGCGATGCCGCGGGCCGGGACGCGCACAACTGGCCGGGCGCGCTCATCGAGTACCGGTTGCGCGCCCGGCGCCCGCGGAAGCGCGACTACCGCCTGCTGTCACCGCCGCCCGGCTGA